Proteins from one Hemiscyllium ocellatum isolate sHemOce1 chromosome 6, sHemOce1.pat.X.cur, whole genome shotgun sequence genomic window:
- the n4bp2l2 gene encoding NEDD4-binding protein 2-like 1 — MSAESLAQSFQKLSLQQPGRRPPRGPRHIRKRLYLLRGLPGSGKTTLARNLKHQFRGAVILSTDDYFIREDGSYLFQKYLLDEAHEWNHERAKSAMRQGRSPIIIDNTNTEAWEMKPYVNMARENGYEVKFREPDTPWKFDIRKLTRINSHGVPRETIERMKERYERNITIDKVLHAEREA, encoded by the exons ATGTCGGCGGAATCTTTGGCGCAGTCCTTTCAGAAGCTGAGCCTGCAGCAGCCTGGCCGCAGGCCACCTCGAGGTCCCCGTCACATCAGAAAACGCCTTTATTTACTGAGGGGACTGCCAGGATCAGGGAAGACCACGTTAGCCAG AAATCTAAAACACCAGTTTCGTGGAGCAGTGATATTGAGTACAGATGATTATTTCATCAGAGAGGATGGCTCATATTTATTTCAGAAGTACCTACTTGATGAAGCTCATGAATGGAACCATGAAAGGG CCAAATCAGCTATGAGACAAGGGAGGTCTCCAATTATTATAGATAATACCAACACTGAAGCATGGGAAATGAAACCATATGTGAATATG GCACGAGAGAATGGTTATGAAGTGAAATTCCGAGAGCCAGATACACCCTGGAAATTTGACATTAGAAAATTAACAAG AATAAATTCACATGGTGTTCCGAGAGAAAcaattgaacgaatgaaggaacGGTACGAGAGGAATATCACTATTGACAAAGTGCTGCATGCGGAAAGGGAGGCCTGA